One Alphaproteobacteria bacterium genomic window, ATCTGGACCTCATCGGCCCATTACGCCGACATGATGTTCCTGCTGGCCCGCACCGAGCCCGACCAGCCCAAGCACGCCGGGCTCAGCTACCTGTTGCTGCCCATGACGGCGCCGGGCCTCGAGGTCAGGCCGCTGCGCACCATGACCGGGCGGGCCGAATTCAACGAGGTCTTCTTCAGCGACGTGCGCCTGGCCGCCGACCAGATCGTCATGCAGCGCGGCGACGGCTGGAAGGTGGCCAACATCACGCTCAAGTTTGAGCGCACCATGATCGGCGATCCCGGCAAGGCCATGAACCGCCTCTTGCGCATCCGCGAGCTGATGGAGACGACGGTGGTCGACGGACGGCGGCTGATGGAGCAGCCGGCATTTCGCGACAGGTTGCTCAGGCTGCAGGGCGAGGTGCTGGCCGCCAAGTACCACGGTCTCAGGCTCCTCAGCGACCAGGCCCGGGGCGAAGAATCGGGAAGCGGGGGCATCGGCCGGCAAATCCTCAAATTGGCCGGCACCCAGCTGGGCCACCGCTTGTCGGCGCTGGCGGTCGACGTGCTGGGTGCCGCCGGCCTCAACTACGAGCCCCGCGGCGAGGACGTCGAGGACGACGACGCCACCACCTGGCATATTGACTACATGTACGACATCGGACTGCTGATCGGCGGTGGCACCTCGCAGATCCAGAAGAACATCATCAGCGAACGCGGCCTGGGCATGCCGCGCGAGCCAAAACCGGCAAGCCCGGCGGCAAAGAGAGGTTGAGCCATGGAATTCGGCCTGGGAGAACAGCAACGCCTGCTCGACGACAGTTTGCGTGCCCTGCTGGCCGACGGCCTGGCGCTGGAAAGCCTGCGCACCATCGCCGAGGCGGGCACGGGCCACGACGACGATCTCGGCCAAAGCCTGGCCGAGCTCGGCCTCTCCGGCTTGCTGGTCCCCGAAGCCCTGGGCGGTGCCGGCTTCGCTATGCTCGACGCCGCCGTGGCGGCCGAGGCACTGGGCCATGCCGCCGCGCCTCAGCCCTTCCTGGCCAGCGCCGTGATGGCGCCGAAGGCACTGGCCGAAAGCGGCAGCGAGGCGCAGCAGCGGGATTGGCTGCCCCGGATCGCCGCCGGCGAGGCGCAATTCGCCATGGCCTTCGACGGCCTCACCGGCGGCACTGCAGCGAGCGACCTGAAGCTCGACGGCAAGATCCTGTCGGGGCATCTCGAAGGCGTCCTCGATGGCGCCGGGGCCAGCCACTTGCTGATTTACCTGGCCGACGGCCGGGCGGCCCTGCTCGAGACCGCGGCCGAGGGCGTGAGCCTCGCCCTGCGGCCCAGCCTCGACCGCACCCGGCCGCTGGCCGAGGCCAGCTTCGAGGGCGCTCCGGTGGAGATTCTCGATGCCGCCAACCAGCCCCTCGAGGCGGCCCGCAACGTGATCGCGGCGGGCCGCGTGATGCTGGCCGCCGACACCCTGGGGGCGGCCCAGAAGATGCTCGACGACGCCATCGCTTATGCCGGCGAACGCGTCCAGTTCGGCCGCGTCATAGCCAGCTTCCAGGCCGTCAAGCACCTCTGCGCCGAGATGGTAACCATGCTCGAGCGCCCTGCCGGGCGCTGGTCTGGTATGCGGCATACGCCCAGGACATCGCCGCCGAGGATGCCCTGAGCGTGGCCGGCCACGCCAAGGCCCACCTGGCCGAAGTGGGCCGCGAGGTCTCGCGCAGCGCCACCGAAGTCCACGGCGGCATGGGTTTCACCGATCTTTTGGGCCTGCACTACTGGTTCAAGCGCGTCAGCTTCAACCGCCAGGTCTTGGGCGGCCCCGAACGCTGCCGCCACGACGCCGCCCTGGCCCAGGGCTGGATCTCGGAGGAAGCCGGATAAGACAACAACCGATTTGCCGCAGCCTTGAAACGCTTCAGGGCTTGACCGCCTCGGCGAGCCCATCGATGGCGGCCTGGACGCCGCCTCGGCCGTGCGGCAGCTCCAGCGCCGCCAGGGCCATTTCCACTACCCCCAGGGTGCCCAGGATCATCGGCGCATTGACGTGGCCCATGTGGGCGATGCGGAAGGCTCGGCCGCCCAGGTCGCCAAGCCCGATGCCCAGGATGAGGCCGCAGCGTTCGCGGCAGTAGTCCAGCAGCGGCTGGGTATCGCCGCCTTCGGCCAGCAAGATGGAGGTCACCGAATCGGCACGCTGGCTGGGCTCGCGGATATTGAATTCGAGCGCGCCCCCTTCGCCCCAAATGGCGACGGCGCGGCGCACCGCCTGGGCCAGCAGGCGATGGCGCTGGAAGACCGCCTCCAGGCCCTCCTCGAACAGCATGTCCAGGGCCTGGCGCAGGCCGAACATCAAGTGCTCCGGCGGCGTGCCGCAGTATTTGTCGTAGTGCCTGGGGCCCTCGCGCTTCGTCCAGTCCCAATACATGCTGCGCGGCCCGACCTCGGCGTGGGCCGCCTGGGCCCGCTCGCCGGCGGCTATGAAGCTCAGTCCCGGCGGCGTCATCAGGCCCTTTTGCGAGCCGGTGATGGCCAGGTCGACGCCCCATTCGTCCATTTCGAAGGGCATGGTGGCCAATGAGGCGATGGCATCGACCAGCAACAGCGCCTCGTGTCCGGCCGCCGCGCGGGCTGCGCTGATGGCGGGAATGTCGTTGACCACGCCCGAGGCGGTGTCGACCTGGGTCACCAGCAAAGCCTTGAAGCGGCCCTCCTTGTCGCGCCGCAGGCGATCCTCCAGCGCCGCCGGATCGACGGCCCCGCGGGGGTCGCCGGGCAGCACCTCGACGTCGAGCCCTAACGTCGCCGCCATCTCGCCCCAGCGGTTGGCGAACATGCCGCTCTCCAGCACCAGCACCCCTTGGCCCGGCGCCAGCACGTTGATCAACGAAGCCTCCCAGGCACCGTGGCCGTTGGAGGCATAGATGTAGGTGCGGCCGGCGCTGCGAAAGATCCGCCGCAAATCTTCCAGGCAGCTTTCGGTGACGCCCAGCATCGAGCCCGAATAGAGGTCGACGGCCGGCCGGTGCATGGCACCGAGGACGGCATCGGGGACGTTGGTGGGACCAGGTATGGCGAGAAATTCGCGGCCGTGGCTAACGCTCATCTCAGGTATCCTTCGTTGGGTGCATATGCTCCGAACGGAGGGGACAATAAGCCAACACATAGGCTTTCGCCAGAGTGTGCTAGCCGCGCTATTCTGTCGCATTGATTTTCGCCGAGGCGCGGGTAAGGTAACGGCTGCACGATCAAGCTTCAGCCCAAAAAAGCACGAGGGAAGAGCGGAAACATGAACAGAATTCTCCTGGGCACCACAGCCCTGGTGGCCGCCGGCCTGATGGCCGGCGCCGCCGCCGCCGCGGACAAAGTCAAGATGGGGGTCGGCGGCTACTTCCACGCCCAGAGGGTTTTCGCCAGCCAGGACGATAGCGCCGGGGTCGACCTGACCGCCGGCAGCGCCGATGACGAACCCGGCTTCAACCGGCGCTCGCACAAGCTGACGCGCGAGGGCGAGATTATCTTCAGCGGCTCGACCAAGCTCGACAACGGCGTCGAGGTCGGGGCCCAGGTGCAACTCGAGGCCGAGACCTGCGGCGACCAGATCGACGAAAGTTACATCTGGTTCTCGGGCAGCTTCGGCCGCTTTCTCATCGGGGCCGAAAATTCGGCTTCCTACCTGATGCTGATCACGCCGGGCGGCACCATTCCCGGGCTGGGCTTTTCCGATCCCACCTTCCGCCACTTCGCCATCGGCAACGGCATCGGCGCCAACAACAGCGCCGGCGGCCTGCAGAAGATCAGTCCCAACTCGGATTCCGAGAAGCTGACCTACTTTACGCCGCGCATGTCGGGCCTCCAGCTCGGTATCTCGTACACTCCCGAAAGCTGCGAAGAAGGCACGGGTTGCGGTGGCACCTATGCCGGCTTCCAGAACGACCACGGCTCGGGCCAGCAGTCCGAGGTCGTCGACCTCGGCGCCAACTACAACCGCAAGGTGGGCTCCCTGGACGTCGGCCTTTCCGGCTCCTGGTCCGGCGCCAGCGCCGCTAACACCGAAGACCGCGGCGCCTGGGGCATCAGCGGCAGCCTGGGCGTATCCGGCATCAAGGTCACCGCCGCCTATGTCAACGACGACATGGGGGTCTCGACCAACAATTCCGAGTTTTCCTACTTCGGCCTGGGTGCTTCCTACGCCATGGGCCCCTGGACCATGGATCTGGAATACGGCAGCTTCGAAGTGGGTACCGGCTTGGTGCCCGGCAACGACGAATTGTCCGCCGTCGAATTGGGTGCCAAGTACGCCTTCGGCCCCGGCATCACCATGGGAGCGGCGGTGCAGTTCATTAATCTCGACGACAGCCGCAC contains:
- a CDS encoding acyl-CoA dehydrogenase family protein, which encodes MEFGLGEQQRLLDDSLRALLADGLALESLRTIAEAGTGHDDDLGQSLAELGLSGLLVPEALGGAGFAMLDAAVAAEALGHAAAPQPFLASAVMAPKALAESGSEAQQRDWLPRIAAGEAQFAMAFDGLTGGTAASDLKLDGKILSGHLEGVLDGAGASHLLIYLADGRAALLETAAEGVSLALRPSLDRTRPLAEASFEGAPVEILDAANQPLEAARNVIAAGRVMLAADTLGAAQKMLDDAIAYAGERVQFGRVIASFQAVKHLCAEMVTMLERPAGRWSGMRHTPRTSPPRMP
- a CDS encoding acyl-CoA dehydrogenase family protein — its product is MDLEYSDRHKALQEEVRRFITEHGEHSPKTGGGRKRPDQQALDWQRLLLEKGYVGRSIPTEYGGLGAEPDVLVTAIIAEAFNQAGLSPGLMNQGISMLVPTLLEVGTEEQRRRWIEPTMRGDIIWCQGYSEPGAGSDLAAAQTRAEMVDGEFVINGQKIWTSSAHYADMMFLLARTEPDQPKHAGLSYLLLPMTAPGLEVRPLRTMTGRAEFNEVFFSDVRLAADQIVMQRGDGWKVANITLKFERTMIGDPGKAMNRLLRIRELMETTVVDGRRLMEQPAFRDRLLRLQGEVLAAKYHGLRLLSDQARGEESGSGGIGRQILKLAGTQLGHRLSALAVDVLGAAGLNYEPRGEDVEDDDATTWHIDYMYDIGLLIGGGTSQIQKNIISERGLGMPREPKPASPAAKRG
- a CDS encoding porin, producing the protein MNRILLGTTALVAAGLMAGAAAAADKVKMGVGGYFHAQRVFASQDDSAGVDLTAGSADDEPGFNRRSHKLTREGEIIFSGSTKLDNGVEVGAQVQLEAETCGDQIDESYIWFSGSFGRFLIGAENSASYLMLITPGGTIPGLGFSDPTFRHFAIGNGIGANNSAGGLQKISPNSDSEKLTYFTPRMSGLQLGISYTPESCEEGTGCGGTYAGFQNDHGSGQQSEVVDLGANYNRKVGSLDVGLSGSWSGASAANTEDRGAWGISGSLGVSGIKVTAAYVNDDMGVSTNNSEFSYFGLGASYAMGPWTMDLEYGSFEVGTGLVPGNDELSAVELGAKYAFGPGITMGAAVQFINLDDSRTGTTGQNQENDATVFVLATSIGF
- a CDS encoding aminotransferase class V-fold PLP-dependent enzyme, whose translation is MSVSHGREFLAIPGPTNVPDAVLGAMHRPAVDLYSGSMLGVTESCLEDLRRIFRSAGRTYIYASNGHGAWEASLINVLAPGQGVLVLESGMFANRWGEMAATLGLDVEVLPGDPRGAVDPAALEDRLRRDKEGRFKALLVTQVDTASGVVNDIPAISAARAAAGHEALLLVDAIASLATMPFEMDEWGVDLAITGSQKGLMTPPGLSFIAAGERAQAAHAEVGPRSMYWDWTKREGPRHYDKYCGTPPEHLMFGLRQALDMLFEEGLEAVFQRHRLLAQAVRRAVAIWGEGGALEFNIREPSQRADSVTSILLAEGGDTQPLLDYCRERCGLILGIGLGDLGGRAFRIAHMGHVNAPMILGTLGVVEMALAALELPHGRGGVQAAIDGLAEAVKP